One Gadus morhua chromosome 13, gadMor3.0, whole genome shotgun sequence genomic window carries:
- the LOC115557016 gene encoding cytokine-inducible SH2-containing protein, with product MILCVQSPRTHLPTRAPSTALPLGMRPGAVSPPHCVQSPPLICDPTKDLRAIASNFCHLENSGWYWGAITAAQAHAALQEASEGAFLVRDSSHPQYMLTLSVRTARGPTSIRIQYSQAQFLLDSSPPARLGMLSFPDVPSLVEHYMGPGRKVREEKAEDTGSSCKTAQQQLLPPPKQPSANEASVVLKLRTAVYKSQGFPSLQHLTRLTINRHSDQPERLSLPRPLLGFIKDYPFKV from the exons ATGATTCTTTGCGTTCAAAG TCCTAGGACTCATCTGCCTACTCGTGCCCCATCGACTGCACTCCCCCTGGGCATGCGACCAGGAGCCGTGTCCCCACCCCACTGCGTACAGAGCCCCCCTCTGATATGCGATCCCACCAAGGACCTCCGGGCAATAGCCAGCAACTTCTGTCACCTAGAAAACTCAG gttggtACTGGGGGGCCATCACTGCGGCCCAGGCGCACGCCGCCCTCCAGGAGGCCTCTGAGGGGGCCTTCCTGGTGCGGGACAGCAGCCACCCGCAGTACATGCTGACCCTGTCCGTCCGGACGGCGCGCGGCCCCACCAGCATCAGGATACAGTACAGCCAGGCTCAGTTCCTCCTGGACtccagcccccccgcccgcctggGGATGCTGTCCTTCCCCGACGTGCCCAGCCTGGTGGAGCACTACATGGGCCCGGGCCGCAAGGTCCGAGAGGAGAAGGCGGAGGACACGGGCTCCTCCTGCAAGACCgcgcagcagcagctgctgccgccgcccaAGCAGCCGAGCGCCAACGAGGCCTCGGTGGTGTTGAAGCTGCGGACCGCCGTGTACAAGTCCCAGGGCTTCCCCTCGCTGCAGCACCTCACGCGCCTCACCATCAACAGACACTCGGACCAGCCCGAACGGCTGTCCCTCCCCAGGCCGCTGCTGGGCTTCATCAAGGACTACCCCTTCAAGGTATGA